The window TGGGTTAAATCGTATTCGTATTGCGCAACTCTTCTGATGATACTTTTTTCTGCCGCTGTAAGTTTTTGAGACTTCTTCTTTTCCAGAAGCTCAATACCGATGATTACAAATCGCTCTGATTCACCATCAGTAAACTGCTGACAGTAAATTCGGGGATTTTTCTTGCCTTTAAACAATTTGATGGCGGTGACATGCTCACATCCTTTTTCAAAATTCTCTTTATCGTATAAATCCCTTGGGGCACGGTGGTTTAGAATTAATTGCAATGCTGTTTTGAACTTTTTAAGATTAGCAGGGTCTGATTGTAAAAACGCCATGATTTTCTGTGAATTAGCTGCATCCACATAAAAGGCTTTTTTACCATCAGCCGAAATTTCGATAAGTTCTGCTTTTCTTTTCACGTCAAAATTAAGCAATAGGTTAATTTATTACAAGCCGTTTAAATAATTTACTCGATTCCATATCCCTCTTCCCCCTCCGCCGCCATCAACCCCTCAATCTTCTCCACCACATACTCCTTCACCTCCTGACTTACCAACTCCCCCAGAAATGCCTTCGCCAATATCGCCTGTGGCAATTGATCAATCTTGGTTTTTAAAGAATGGTATTGGGATTCGATTCTTTTTGAAATTTCAAAAAGAGAATTGACTTTAGATACAATTTCGAGTTGCTCATCAAGGCTTGGAAATGGCACAATAAAATCGCCGAGCTTTTTTGCATTAATATTTGATTGGCTTACACCATCTGTTTTAACCTCCCAACACCATTTTTTTGCATAATTAGAATTAAGTACAAAGTTTAAGAACTCCGAATTGATTGAATCTTTTGGTTTGACCTGAATCAGGTAACCAGCAAAAACAGCTTCTCTATCCCCTCTAAAAATTGCTGTTTTACCCACTAACTCTGGGCTGTTTGTTCTATTGAAGAGCAAGTCACCAGCTGTCAGTTTGTATTTTCCAATCTCTATTTGATCAGAACTGTATTTTAAATCGCTCCAATCTATTTCTCCTTCTTGAATATTACCCATCCTTAAAACAGGAACATCACCCAAGTTTAGTGATTTTGAAGAAGAACCATATTTGAGACTAATGGATAGTTCTTTCAATTGACGAAAACTCCAAGACTCTGGAATTGGTATTGGGCCATTTTTATTTTCAATTTTTTCCTCCTCTCTCCATTCCTTCGTCAACTCTCCCGTCACGGCTTGGGTCAGGACCTGCTGACGGAAGTTTTTCAGCAAGGCCGGTATTCGGTCCAACTTCTCCCGTAAGCTATCCAAATGCCCAAACAAAACATCCAATTTGGCTACAATCCGATGCTGCTCGGTAAGGGGTGGGTGTGGAATTTGAATTTTTTCAAACTCTTTGTATTTCAAGTTTCTTAAATTGTTACTTCCCCCTTGGTATTCTATAACTTTTCCAGATAAATAAAAGAAGGTGAGGTAATAATTTAAAAAAGGAGCGTTTATCAACTTTTGATTGGCCCGAAGCAGTCTTAAGAAATTTGTCCCAATTTTTG is drawn from Belliella baltica DSM 15883 and contains these coding sequences:
- a CDS encoding restriction endonuclease subunit S, whose amino-acid sequence is MMEEKLPKGWRSKSLQNVLSFVIGGDWGKDPNDISEEDYVQVAVIRGSEIKNWRKDKGSTASIRVIKQNSLEKRNLIEGDILIEISGGGPDQPVGRVILIDEDTLSQNSNLPKIGTNFLRLLRANQKLINAPFLNYYLTFFYLSGKVIEYQGGSNNLRNLKYKEFEKIQIPHPPLTEQHRIVAKLDVLFGHLDSLREKLDRIPALLKNFRQQVLTQAVTGELTKEWREEEKIENKNGPIPIPESWSFRQLKELSISLKYGSSSKSLNLGDVPVLRMGNIQEGEIDWSDLKYSSDQIEIGKYKLTAGDLLFNRTNSPELVGKTAIFRGDREAVFAGYLIQVKPKDSINSEFLNFVLNSNYAKKWCWEVKTDGVSQSNINAKKLGDFIVPFPSLDEQLEIVSKVNSLFEISKRIESQYHSLKTKIDQLPQAILAKAFLGELVSQEVKEYVVEKIEGLMAAEGEEGYGIE